A stretch of the Danio rerio strain Tuebingen ecotype United States chromosome 18, GRCz12tu, whole genome shotgun sequence genome encodes the following:
- the admb gene encoding pro-adrenomedullin — MKSMLQKAFLWCMLTALLPSITSAKPLNTDGLRRFSVWLQSRVKRERSESDMTDLLTQRNCDTESLVPQHRNARVKRTDPAYSIKRVERAGCNLATCSVHELAHLLNIMHAKTNNAPTDKIGSNGYGRRRRRSLPSNQPALTFHEGRLKLAWVRSTHKGN, encoded by the exons ATGAAGTCCATGCTTCAGAAGGCTTTCCTATGGTGCATGTTGACCGCACTTCTGCCGAGCATCACCAGTGCAAAACCTCTGAATACAGATGGTTTGAGAAG GTTCAGTGTTTGGCTCCAGAGTAGGGTGAAGAGAGAGAGAAGCGAGAGCGACATGACAGATTTGCTGACTCAGAGAAACTGCGATACAGAGTCACTGGTACCCCAGCACAG AAATGCGAGAGTAAAGCGGACAGATCCAGCCTACTCCATCAAAAGAGTGGAAAGAGCGGGCTGTAATCTGGCCACCTGCTCAGTGCACGAGCTTGCCCACCTGCTGAACATAATGCACGCAAAGACCAACAACGCCCCTACTGACAAGATCGGCTCGAATGGCTATGGACGGCGACGGAGGCGTTCGTTACCATCAAACCAACCTGCACTAACCTTCCACGAAGGCCGTCTAAAGCTGGCATGGGTTCGATCCACTCACAAAGGGAATTAA